CCGCTCAGTCTTGGCGACAGTCTGGGCACTTCAAGGGTTCTGGAGATTCTGGAGAACATGCAAACTGTTACCGGTGATATGCGTTACCGGCCCAGTCTCTGGTTGAGACGCAGGGTTTTGCTGGAGCGTTCTTTGCTGGAGAGCCCAGCGACGGTCTGAGATCTCTCCTTATCGGGATGGGGAGCAATCCTCACGGACTGCACCCCTCCCGCACCGCAGATCCGCACTGGGTGGTTGAAATGGTTGGTTAGACTGTCAGGGCTTGTGTTACTCCCGACTCGGACACTTTTTCGTTTCGATGACCAGAGGGCTTGCCTCCCTGTCCTTCAGACCTTCACCACAAATTTCAGCATCTGCGGCCCAGCTTGTGATGATGTTCTCTGCTGACTGCTCGTTCAGGCACAGCCGTTGCCTCTTCAGTCAGAAGGCGAGATCTGCCCGAGTAAGAAACACATATCTTCATCACATAACCGCCGCATCTACGCCACCTCGCAGTGGTGGTCACGAAATCTTCGCGGTTCCTGGCCTGATCGCCCGAATACAGTTGCACTTCACATCGCTCGTTGTGACCAGTTTCTGACGGGACTTTCACCCCTAAGAGTACGCTTATGCTGGTCGCACATCCGAAATAGAAAAAGGAGCAGCATGGCTGCTCCTTTTTCTATTTAAAACAACTCAGGGATGCCACCCTGCTTCACTAGCGATACACGTCTCTTGATCCGTTCAGGTCGTTCAGTGCGAGGCAGAGGTGATTCTGGTGCTGCCTCGCAAGACGATGTTACTGAGACTTGCTGACCATGTACGCAACTGCAGCGCGCAGGTCACCTTCGCTTGCACTGGCCAGGCCACCCTTGGGAGGCATGGCGCCTTTTCCACTAATCACGACCGAGACCATTGCGTCCATGCCGGTTGCAATGTAGGGACCCCAGGCTGCCTTGTCTCCAAGCTTGGGTGCGCCCGCAACACCTGCGGCATGGCAGGCGAAGCAAGCCTGCTTGTAGATTTTCTCACCTAGCGCCAGGTCAGCATCCGCTACCACCGGCGCAGCCGCAGCCGGGGTTGCTGCTGGTGTGGACTCGTCAGAAGCAGGCGATGCTGCGGCCTGGGCAGTTTCCTGGGCAGGAGCCTGAGCCGGAGCCGCATCGGCTGCCGGCTTGGCTTCAGGTGCAGGTGCAGGTGCAGGTGCAGGTTCAGTCGCGGCAGGTTTTTCCTCGCTGGCCGATTCGTCGGAAGCAGCTTCAGCCGGCTCCTGGAAATCACCACCAGCTGCGTTCGCTATGTAGACGACTGCACGGGCAATCTCGAGATCGTCAAGGCTCGGGTTGCCGCCTTTCGGGGGCATTGCACCCTTGCCGTTGGTGACAGCGGTAATCATGGCTTCGAGACCGGTGCTGATTGGACCAGCCCAGGCGGCCTTGTCACCAAACTTCCAGGCGCCCGCGACGCCTGAGGTGTGACAGGCTGCACAGACGGCGTTATAGACCTGTTCGCCAGTCTGCATCACTTTGGGTGCGCTGGCGTCGACCAGCTCGATCCGGGCCACAGGCGCGATCCGCAAGGCGGTTGCCTCGGGTCCCAGGGTATCCGAACCCGCGGCAGTGCGCGTGCCAGAGGTGACCCAGCTCACCAGCAGGAAGATGATGATGATAGGAACGATAAATGCCAGCAATACAGTCACGATCAATTGCTTGGGCGTTTTGATCGGAGACTCGTGCTCTTCTATGTGTTCTTGCTGATGTTCGTGAGATTGACTCATGAGGCAGGCCCTAAGTTGCAATGGCGGAAATCCCGAGAATTATACCGATAATGCGGGCTGTGCCGACAAGCTCAAGCAGGATTGCTCGTTATGGGTATAATTCAGGACTTGGCGCCCGTAGTTCAATGGATAGAATTAGAGTTTCCGAAGCTCTCGATACAGGTTCGATTCCTGTCGGGCGCGCCACTTTCCCCCGCCCCTCCTGCTTTGCGTTGTTTCAATTCTTTCTCCTTCTTCATTTCTTTCCTTCTCCTTCATTTCCTTCGCGTGGCCGTCTTGATTCTGGCAGCGTCGAATGCTGGCTCTGATTTATCGTCTGATTATTCCTGGAGGGCAGTACCCTTTGACAGGCTCAGTCTATGTCAGAACGGTCGGGCAAGTGTCTGGAAACAGATGTTGATACGTGATTCGATGTGCAATCATCCAGTGTGTCGGGCCGGTCTGGCGTGCATTTCAAAAGTATTCAATCAGTTCTGAGAACGCTGTGCAATCCGGACCGTCAGGCCTGACCATGACGGATGGAGATGTCAGGGCCAGCCGTCGGCACGGTCATCTACATGGGTGCCTTGAGTGCCGCGTGAAACTGCCGGACGTATTCTTCAAACGAGACAGAGCGATCGGCCTCGAACTCGTCTTGCGCCTGAACAGACGCGAGCCGCATCTGTTCAGCCTGCTTGCGCTCTGCCTCCGTGAGACCTGCACGCTTGAAATGTAGTGTGTACTCGCGCGAGGTTTCAAGACCGAATGCGTGAAACGAACTGTGAGTCTCTTTGAGTGTTTCCAGCACCCGCGCTGAAGGTGTCAGCGAAATATCCAGAACCTTGGCGTGCTGGTAATCCAGCGCTTCAAGATACAGGGGATCCCCGGTCTGTTCTGACAGTAGGGTGGCGCATGCCCGGATGCCCTCAAATATCTGCTCCGCCCAGCCACTAAGTGTGATGGGAATGCCACCTTGCCGAAGCTCAAGCCCCGGTTTTCTGCCTTCCTTGACGACCGTGCTGAAGTTTTCTGCACTTTCCTGGCAGAATCCGTCCTCGCCAAAGTCCGGGCTGCTCTGTAATGCACAAAACAACAGAAAGGCGTCCATGAAGCGAGCCGTGTGTGCGCTGATGCCTGCTGGCTCGAATGGATCGATGTCCAGGCACCGGACTTCGATGTACTGAATCCCACGCTCTGATAGCGCGGTGATGGGTCTTTCTCCACGTCCGGTTGTCCGTTTGGGTCGGATCGTCGAGTAATACTCGTTTTCGATTTGCAACAGGTTGCAGTTGAGCTGGATCCACTCTCCGTTCTGGTGGGTCCCCATGGTTTGGTACTCTGGCCATGGCGTGGCCACAGCCTCGTACATGCGCTGCAAGAAGGTTGGCAGGTCGTTGTAGCAGGGCTTGAGTGTGGACTGCGCCTTGTTCTGATAACCCAGGTCACTCATTCGCAGACTGGTTGCCCAGGGCAGATAGAGCGTATCGGAATCCAGTTCTTGCAGACTCGTCTGTTTGCCTCTTACAAACTGTTTGTTCAGCACTGGTGATGCGCCAAAGAGGTACATCAACAACCAGCTATGACGCACGAAATTCCGGATGAGACTGACATACCCTGCTGAGGCGCGAGTCTGGGCAGATTCGCCTTCCAGATCAAGATGCTCCCAGAAATCCGGATCAAATGAAAAGTTGTAGTGAATGCCGGCAATGCACTGCATGGTTTTGCCGTAGCGGTGGGCGAGCCCCCGGCGGTAGACGTGCTTGAGCATGCCGGTGTTGGATTCACCGTACCAGGCGATCGGGATGTCCTCCTCGGAAGGAAGGATGGCTGGCATCGAATGGTTCCACAGTAACTCGTCACCGAGTCCGTCAGCCGTCAGGCGATGAACCCACTCGACCGCTTGCAGCAGGCTGTCGACAGAGGAGTGCGTCGACGTGATCAGCTCCAGCAGCGACTCTGCGTAATCAGTGGTAATGTGGGGGTGCGTCAATGCGCTGCCCAGCGCAACCGGGTGCGGTGTCATGGCCAGATGGCCAGTCGGGCTGGTGCGCAGCCCCTCTTTTTCAAGACCGCGCAGGCACCGGGACAGAAGCCCGGGCGACTGCTCTATGGCTGCTAGGCGTTTTTGTAGCTTCGTAAGCAAGCGGTTTTCCTGTTAAGTCATTAAAATTTTCACAAGGTCGGCTCCTGCTGGAGACTCGACTCGTCTTGTCCGCGGTTGCGGTTCGATTGTACGTGAGTCCCTGACTTGTGGGATGCACAAAATATTGAGGGTCAGGTTCAGATGTTTTTGGCTACCATGAAATCCTGTCGTGTATGGGGGCGCACCCTGATTCTGCTTGCGGCAGTGGCTCTCGCCGGCTGCTATCCGGAGTACAACTGGCGCGAAATTCCCGTCGCAGACGGACTGGCTGTTGCTGCGTTTCCTGCCAAGGTGAACGGACAATCCAGAACGATCACGCTGGCCGGAGTCGATATGGAATTCACCGTTGAAAGCGCGTGGGTGGACAGCAGCATTTTTGCCTTGGGGTACGCCCGCCTGCCAGCGGATCTGAGCCCTGGGACCCGCGCGGCGATCCGCCTCGAAATGACGGAATCGCTGTTTCGCAGTCTTGGAGAACAGCCCGGCAAACAAGCGCTCAAGGGTGAGACGTTTGTCGTTGTGTCGCAGCAGTCAGCCAGTCCTTTGCGAGTGGTGGGAAGAATAGTTGAGCATCGGGATATCATCGTTCGCATGATGGCTTCAGGGCCCGAACAGGAGCTGTCCGAGCAGATCGGTCGGGAGTTCACTGGGTCTCTTTCTCTACGATAGACGGGTCGAGCAGTCCAAGTTTCCAGGCTTGCGCGATGCATGCCTGACGCCCATAAACATTGAGTTTGCGGCTTGCGTTGCGCAAATGAAAGTTGACAGTGCTTTCGCTGAGTCCAAGTATCGTACCGATCTCCCAGCTCGTTTTTCCTTGGGACACCCATGCCAGACATTGCAGCTCTCGTCTGGATAGAGGTGCTTTGGTCATGTTGGTCTTTCTCCTGAAGTTGAGTTGAACACGTAAGTCGTGCAGCGATTGCTGTTGCCCGGTGTTGCCGGCTGGCATGTCCGGGAAGCAGGCGTAATCCGGATGCTGCATTAATTTTAGTGTGACATATTCGCAAGACAGTCATGGCTCAATGCGTGACGGTCTACGTCATGCTCTGCCTTTCTGGCAGTCTGGGAGGCTATGCTGATGATGGTTCGTACGATACCTGTGACGCGCTTGCAGAGTGTCTGCTGTCCGCATGCGGGGCCTGGATGGTAAACTGGGCAGACAATTTTCGAATGGCGCCGATTTGCTTGATCCGCTTGCGGGCGCCTCACAAATCCAGCTAAAGAGGTCCGTCTATATGACAGAACCACTCTCGCCACAATTGCAGTCGAGTCAGCCAGAACGCATATCCGTTCAGACACTTGAAACCGCCATCCCAGGTTCAGTCGGAATCGTCCGAACCGAGTACTTTCACTTTGAGGAGCCACTGCCGCTAGACAGTGGCCAGTCCCTGAGTGATTACACGCTGGCTGTGCAGACCTACGGCACGCTGAACGCAGACCGGTCAAACGCTGTTTTGATCTGCCATGCACTGAACGCCTCTCACCACGTTGCGGGCTACAGTGAGGATGATCCTGATCAGCTTGGCTGGTGGGACAACATGGTTGGCCCTGGAAAGCCGGTGGACACCAATATTTATTTCGTGATCGGTGTGAACAACCTCGGGTCCTGCTTCGGATCGACCGGGCCAGCCTCGATTCGTCCTGAAACCGGCAAGCCCTGGGGGGCTGCGTTTCCCGTGCTGACCGTCGAGGACTGGGTCCGTGCGCAGTCCCGCCTGGCGGACCGACTCGGAATCGAGCGGTTCGCTGCTGTGATGGGCGGCTCGCTAGGCGGGATGCAAGCTTTGAGTTGGTCCATCACCTGTCCGGACAGACTCGCGCATTGCATTGTCATTGCCAGTACTCCAAAGCTGTCTGCACAGAACATCGGTTTTAACGAGGTTGCCCGCCGAGCCATCATCACTGATCCGGAGTTTCATGAGGGGGACTATTACGCGCATGGTGTCGTCCCCAAGCGTGGGTTGACCGTT
This sequence is a window from Orrella marina. Protein-coding genes within it:
- the gshA gene encoding glutamate--cysteine ligase; this translates as MLTKLQKRLAAIEQSPGLLSRCLRGLEKEGLRTSPTGHLAMTPHPVALGSALTHPHITTDYAESLLELITSTHSSVDSLLQAVEWVHRLTADGLGDELLWNHSMPAILPSEEDIPIAWYGESNTGMLKHVYRRGLAHRYGKTMQCIAGIHYNFSFDPDFWEHLDLEGESAQTRASAGYVSLIRNFVRHSWLLMYLFGASPVLNKQFVRGKQTSLQELDSDTLYLPWATSLRMSDLGYQNKAQSTLKPCYNDLPTFLQRMYEAVATPWPEYQTMGTHQNGEWIQLNCNLLQIENEYYSTIRPKRTTGRGERPITALSERGIQYIEVRCLDIDPFEPAGISAHTARFMDAFLLFCALQSSPDFGEDGFCQESAENFSTVVKEGRKPGLELRQGGIPITLSGWAEQIFEGIRACATLLSEQTGDPLYLEALDYQHAKVLDISLTPSARVLETLKETHSSFHAFGLETSREYTLHFKRAGLTEAERKQAEQMRLASVQAQDEFEADRSVSFEEYVRQFHAALKAPM
- the metX gene encoding homoserine O-succinyltransferase MetX, whose protein sequence is MTEPLSPQLQSSQPERISVQTLETAIPGSVGIVRTEYFHFEEPLPLDSGQSLSDYTLAVQTYGTLNADRSNAVLICHALNASHHVAGYSEDDPDQLGWWDNMVGPGKPVDTNIYFVIGVNNLGSCFGSTGPASIRPETGKPWGAAFPVLTVEDWVRAQSRLADRLGIERFAAVMGGSLGGMQALSWSITCPDRLAHCIVIASTPKLSAQNIGFNEVARRAIITDPEFHEGDYYAHGVVPKRGLTVARMIGHITYLSDDDMAQKFGRTRREPAENGAYRYDYGVEFEVESYLRYQGEKFSRYFDANTYLLITRTLDYFDPARNTGGDLTRSLSAATADFLLVSFTTDWRFPPSRSREIVQALLNNERPVTYAEIDAPHGHDAFLLTDPRYHGVVRAYFERIDKALKLSRTGGHHE
- a CDS encoding helix-turn-helix domain-containing protein, whose translation is MTKAPLSRRELQCLAWVSQGKTSWEIGTILGLSESTVNFHLRNASRKLNVYGRQACIAQAWKLGLLDPSIVEKETQ
- a CDS encoding c-type cytochrome, which codes for MSQSHEHQQEHIEEHESPIKTPKQLIVTVLLAFIVPIIIIFLLVSWVTSGTRTAAGSDTLGPEATALRIAPVARIELVDASAPKVMQTGEQVYNAVCAACHTSGVAGAWKFGDKAAWAGPISTGLEAMITAVTNGKGAMPPKGGNPSLDDLEIARAVVYIANAAGGDFQEPAEAASDESASEEKPAATEPAPAPAPAPEAKPAADAAPAQAPAQETAQAAASPASDESTPAATPAAAAPVVADADLALGEKIYKQACFACHAAGVAGAPKLGDKAAWGPYIATGMDAMVSVVISGKGAMPPKGGLASASEGDLRAAVAYMVSKSQ